In bacterium, a genomic segment contains:
- a CDS encoding YHS domain-containing protein, producing MKRVITFLAGLMLSTNLALAGDLVNADAHSRIALQGYDPVAFHTIGQAAKGNPGIVAEYHGYKYLFASTENKATFEKQPEKYLPIYGGYCAYGVSIGQLFPVEIDTWEIVNGRLVLQYNQDIKREFAKHEEANFRKAEANWPKLVKSNKK from the coding sequence ATGAAACGCGTCATCACATTTTTAGCAGGCTTGATGCTATCCACAAATCTCGCCCTGGCGGGTGATCTCGTCAACGCTGATGCCCACAGCAGAATTGCGCTGCAGGGTTACGATCCGGTGGCGTTCCACACGATCGGCCAAGCGGCCAAGGGCAATCCGGGCATTGTGGCGGAATATCACGGCTACAAATATTTGTTCGCCTCCACGGAGAACAAAGCCACATTCGAGAAACAGCCGGAAAAGTATCTTCCGATCTACGGCGGCTATTGCGCATATGGCGTGTCCATTGGCCAGTTATTCCCGGTAGAAATCGATACCTGGGAGATCGTCAATGGCCGTCTCGTCCTGCAATACAACCAGGACATCAAGCGCGAATTCGCCAAGCATGAAGAGGCTAATTTTCGCAAAGCGGAAGCCAATTGGCCAAAGCTCGTGAAAAGCAACAAGAAGTAA